A stretch of Coccidioides posadasii str. Silveira chromosome 2, complete sequence DNA encodes these proteins:
- the PMP3 gene encoding plasma membrane proteolipid Pmp3 (EggNog:ENOG410PRTI~COG:S~TransMembrane:1 (o32-55i)) — protein sequence MAFTASDICKIIFAIILPPLGVFLERGCGADLLINICLTILGYIPGIIHALYIILKY from the exons ATGGCCTTCACTGCATC AGATATCTGTAAAATCATCTTTGCCATCATCCTCCCGCCTCTTGGTGTCTTCCTTGAGCGTGGTTGCGGAGCCGATTTGCTCATCAACATCTGTTTAACGATCTTGGGTTATATTCCCGGCATCATCCACGCTCT CTACATTATCCTCAAGTATTAA
- a CDS encoding uncharacterized protein (EggNog:ENOG410PTME~COG:S) produces the protein MSGTSETFHSTKEQLRKAESKVSGHHGGDVPSGSDVSQMKSVIDSTTDKQADIDRRKANLPLPEQPAGESGLVSANMKTTGGGSGAVASSVGTGEEASGLREPVTAESSLRTSGDETKKETAPCGNVGRQGKEGLEDIPHDAKVR, from the exons ATGTCTGGCACGAGCGAAACATTTCATTCTACCAAGGAGCAGCTTCGCAAGGCAGAGTCCAAAGTCTCCGGACACCACGGCGGTGATGTTCCCTCGGGGTCAGACGTATCCCAGATGAAG TCCGTTATCGACTCCACAACCGATAAGCAAGCCGACATCGACCGCCGCAAAGCCAACCTGCCCCTTCCCGAACAACCAGCTGGCGAATCAGGACTTGTATCAGCGAATATGAAAACTACAGGCGGAGGATCTGGCGCGGTAGCGTCATCTGTGGGAACAGGGGAAGAGGCAAGTGGTTTACGGGAACCCGTAACAGCGGAGAGTAGCCTGAGGACTTCTGGGGATGAGACGAAGAAGGAAACGGCCCCGTGTGGAAATGTGGGGAGACAAGGGAAAGAAGGGCTGGAGGATATCCCACATGATGCTAAGGTGAGATAA
- a CDS encoding uncharacterized protein (EggNog:ENOG410PMDS~TransMembrane:3 (i30-56o76-99i454-474o)) has product MITSASNFVNSSFAVGHNAVKSILFRIAGIAVHIAAFKLFSLLASVRSAFTSYLMFTEDYIQRFVFIFSRGFSHHAALVLFLTNFLLGAGLYDTLLWGLDSPGYIAMKKNMTGASVKPQMLKRPGYPPTRKFDPRKGVGPRIWLDDEGFSVSPDTYVTFGGIIDEEEQKAYDCPWIPGPDDSASWECAFDNSFAGTFLKDTLIGVPEIHWDDATDQRYLSEYLRPNREDNPWAVLGVGGDTAIMKQMFSITKGRSKHTFLSTAMKISSVYDYNAPFPADEVYDLIKRSWSTDPTQSNDPVIRQISEKIGNASAKNSSFQLGGVHKVENSIAQANFEFLNPEGTPGKVIFSLFRISVVNITLVRSETLPEPGSQNNTGARFFEEIDTSAVLIISGTLGDGSSNISSKAFNQQAFEWLAKNENRLDNLVLSRGYIMAIDPALVTLEISRVRPAMSYLQVLLVILPVVLAAITWGLLRFFAASHYSSSLLANLYATTNVRDTDTSADPQYIHTIPDIDLVRKDGKVLMATSGGVFTHCEEQSNVASVNVANQKLEYPKSSYPPNNNSYYYESPALVPG; this is encoded by the exons ATGATTACGTCCGCGTCTAATTTCGTTAATTCGTCGTTTGCTGTCGGCCATAATGCTGTCAAGTCAATACTCTTTCGAATTGCCGGTATCGCTGTTCATATTGCCGCCTTCAagctcttttctcttttggcATCGGTGCGAAGCGCATTCACGTCGTACCTGATGTTCACCGAGGATTATATCCAAAGATTTGTGTTCATCTTTTCCCGCGGGTTTAGCCATCATGCCGCTCTTGTCCTATTTCTCACCAACTTCTTGCTTGGCGCCGGGCTATATGATACTTTGCTTTGGGGTCTTGATTCGCCTGGCTATATTGCGATGAAGAAAAACATGACCGGTGCATCTGTGAAGCCTCAGATGCTAAAACGACCGGGGTAC CCGCCCACACGCAAGTTTGATCCCCGAAAAGGTGTCGGGCCGCGAATCTGGCTAGACGACGAAGGGTTCTCTGTGTCACCCGATACATATGTGACGTTTGGAGGAATAATCGACGAGGAGGAGCAGAAAGCATACGACTGCCCTTGGATTCCAGGCCCAGATGACTCGGCTTCATGGGAATGTGCTTTCGATAATAGCTTCGCAGGAACATTTTTAAAGGATACTTTGATCGGTGTGCCAGAAATTCATTGGGATGATGCTACAGACCAACGATACCTCTCAGAGTATCTCCGGCCCAACCGAGAGGATAATCCCTGGGCTGTACTAGGAGTCGGGGGTGATACGGCTATTATGAAGCAGATGTTTAGCATCACAAAGGGCCGAAGCAAACATACGTTTCTCAGCACCGCAATGAAAATCTCCTCGGTTTACGACTATAACGCACCTTTCCCGGCAGATGAGGTATACGACCTTATCAAGAGATCTTGGTCCACAGATCCTACACAGTCGAACGATCCGGTCATTCGGCAGATTTCGGAGAAAATTGGAAACGCCAGCGCGAAGAATAGTAGTTTCCAGCTTGGTGGAGTCCACAAGGTTGAGAACTCTATCGCCCAGGCCAACTTTGAATTCCTGAATCCAGAGGGAACGCCAGGCAAAGTTATCTTTTCACTTTTCCGAATATCTGTGGTCAATATCACACTTGTTAGGTCGGAAACACTCCCCGAACCC GGGAGCCAAAACAACACTGGTGCACGCTTTTTTGAGGAGATTGATACCTCCGCCGTTCTCATTATCAGTGGCACTCTGGGCGATGGTAGCTCAAATATTAGCTCGAAAGCCTTCAATCAACAAGCCTTCGAATGGCTTGCGAAAAACGAGAATAGACTTGACAATCTCGTCCTGTCTCGAGGGTATATAATGGCCATCGATCCGGCTCTGGTCACCCTTGAAATCAGCAGAGTACGACCAGCGATGTCATACCTCCAGGTCCTGCTTGTGATTCTCCCTGTTGTCCTCGCGGCTATTACGTGGGGATTGCTACGGTTCTTCGCAGCTTCACACTActcttcttcccttctcgCCAATCTATATGCAACCACGAACGTCAGAGACACAGACACAAGCGCAGATCCCCAGTATATACACACGATTCCGGATATCGACCTAGTCAGGAAAGACGGAAAGGTACTAATGGCAACTTCTGGGGGCGTTTTCACGCACTGTGAAGAACAATCAAACGTGGCCAGCGTGAATGTCGCAAACCAAAAGTTGGAGTATCCAAAAAGCTCATATCCTCCAAATAATAATTCGTACTATTATGAATCCCCTGCATTGGTACCCGGCTAG
- a CDS encoding uncharacterized protein (EggNog:ENOG410PFRY~COG:J~BUSCO:6933at33183), giving the protein MPRDPLIGLVGKPSSGKSTTLNSLTDASSKVGNFPFTTIDPQRAIGYLQIDCACQRHNLTEKCKPNYGSCHEGRRSVPIELLDVAGLVPGAHEGKGLGNKFLDDLRHADALIHVVDVSGTTDAEGKATRGYDPSQDIIWLKSEIVRWILGNLMEKWGSIKRRHVAVKATPVETLQTQFSGYGATSKIVARCLDRLDLKEPLQDWSDETIAQVVVAFIDEKFPTVLALNKIDHPDADKNINKIAKVQDSQSIVLCSAISEVFLRKLAKQGYVKYVEGSEFVDTREDLIEMGDPDGGGLKEMDDKLKNRVENLKDLVLYRFGSTGVVQVLSRAAELLGLVPVFPVRNIHNFTSGSGGGNAVFRDCVLVKKNSTVADVARKVMGDAPIAYVEGVGGIRVSEDEVVSVGKHDILSFKVGR; this is encoded by the exons ATGCCTCGCGATCCACTGATCGGGCTTGTTGGCAAGCCCTCATCCGGGAAATCCACAACGTTAAACAG TTTGACAGATGCATCTTCTAAAGTCG GAAATTTTCC CTTCACCACCATCGACCCCCAGCGCGCAATCGGATACCTACAAATAGACTGCGCTTGTCAGCGGCATAACTTGACCGAGAAATGCAAACCCAATTACGGCAGTTGTCACGAAGGTCGAAGGTCGGTTCCAATCGAATTACTGGATGTCGCAGGGCTGGTTCCGGGAGCACACGAGGGCAAAGGACTTGGGAATAAATTCTTGGACGATTTGCGCCATGCCGATGCGCTGATACATGTGGTCGATGTGAGCGGCACAACGGATGCTGAAG GGAAGGCAACTAGGGGGTACGACCCATCGCAGGACATCATTTGGTTAAAATCAGAGATTGTAAGATGGATTCTTGGAAATTTGATGGAGAAATG GGGTTCTATAAAGCGTCGCCATGTCGCAGTAA AAGCGACACCCGTCGAAACATTGCAAACACAATTCTCCGGCTATGGAGCGACATCGAAGATAGTCGCCAGGTGTCTTGATCGATTAGACCTTAAAGAGCCCCTACAAGATTGGTCTGACGAAACAATTGCACAGGTTGTCGTCGCATTCATAGACGAAAAATTTCCCACTGTTTTGGCATTGAACAAAATCGATCATCCAGACGCTGATAAG AatataaacaagattgcAAAAGTGCAAGATTCCCAATCCATTGTCCTATGCTCCGCAATATCAGAAGTATTCCTTCGTAAGCTTGCAAAGCAGGGATACGTTAAGTATGTGGAAGGTAGTGAGTTCGTCGACACAAGAGAAGATCTAATAGAGATGGGCGATCCCGACGGTGGTGGCCTCAAGGAAATGGATGACAAGCTCAAAAA CCGAGTTGAAAACCTGAAGGATCTTGTTCTATATCGATTCGGGTCTACAGGTGTCGTTCAGGTGCTCTCTCGTGCTGCAGAGCTCCTTGGGCTTGTGCCCGTATTTCCGGTGCGGAATATTCACAATTTCACTTCCGGTTCAGGGGGTGGAAACGCCGTCTTCAGAGACTGTGTTCTAGTCAAGAA AAATAGTACCGTCGCAGACGTGGCCCGGAAGGTGATGGGCGATGCACCCATAGCCTACGTTGAAGGAGTTGGTGGTATAAGAGTCTCGGAAGATGAGGTGGTCTCAGTTGGGAAACATGAT ATTCTCTCATTCAAAGTCGGTAGATGA
- a CDS encoding uncharacterized protein (EggNog:ENOG410PZ7C), producing MMFLKTRFPRPAALFAGRLHSIYHVHSSSVNTPRPTTALPLAWYSGWTGSRPEDHSVNRSDRGDQTDPQTKATRAAWKEKKEGHAATDRTKSQATTEVNQKRGKTPEDEFPEAPRPIIGTTDERGRKGWE from the exons ATGATGTTTCTCAAAACGCGGTTTCCACGTCCAGCCGCGCTTTTCGCCGGACGACTTCATTCAATCTATCATGTGCATTCTTCCTCCGTAAACACTCCAAGACCAACGACAGCTCTGCCTCTGGCATGGTATAGCGGGTGGACCGGATCGAGGCCTGAAGATCATAGCGTTAATCGCAGCGATAGGGGGGACCAGACGGATCCGCAGACGAAGGCGACAAGGGCTGCCtggaaggagaagaaagagggACATGCTGCGACTGATAGGACAAAGAGTCAGGCAACAACGGAGGTAAATcaaaaaagaggaaagacACCGGAGGACGAGTTTCCAGAGGCACCAAGACCGATAATAGGCACTACCGATGAGAGAGGAAGG AAAGGTTGGGAGTAG
- a CDS encoding uncharacterized protein (EggNog:ENOG410QE4S~COG:S~BUSCO:6720at33183), protein MKRQFLPIDALSAWTKLNGVSFEGVEVRRLHTEDGIGKGSAVFATRSRVAKDFVPGQNQGAAEPEILMSIPADLVLSLNLVDTYAKSDMDLREVLDAMGEFGRSARGAILIYLLLALTHLSHDSSNESKGQVGLCNPWTGYVQFLPESYTLPTFYTDGEFEILQGTSLKPALEAKLDSLEREFEQLRESTKDIAWCKTNWWHGETGKLTFYDWKIVDSMYRSRALEVPGIGHAMVPCVDMANHASGEDTNAMYDVDGNGNVVLQLHYGQRLEEGDEVTITYGDEKGAAEMIFSYGFLEDTVSDARQLFLDLQIPDDDPLKPAKLMVCDDPPGVRLFLASSPGMVTKINWESPFVWWACVNEEDGLGFEVVQANSGEREIRAAWKGEEIESSEKLRDLLQREPLWDIYQLRATVIVQDRVATQLELLQESGEYVQEWREKVDGATIRPLVWDTVMKLREIEMDFLAKANDQLEDRKLELANTPVVQQYLRQYSPGADIAEDFS, encoded by the exons ATGAAGCGTCAATTTCTCCCCATCGACGCTCTTTCCGCGTGGACAAAGCTGAACGGCGTATCCTTCGAAGGGGTCGAAGTCAGACGACTCCATACGGAAGATGGGATTGGCAAAGGTTCTGCGGTATTTGCCACGCGTAGCAGAGTCGCCAAAGACTTTGTACCCGGACAAAATCAAGGGGCTGCTGAGCCGGAGATACTGATGAGTATTCCGGCAGATTTGGTTCTGTCTTTGAATTTGGTAGACACATACGCGAAGTCGGATATGGATCTGAGGGAGGTTTTAGATGCTATGGGGGAGTTTGGGAGG TCAGCTCGAGGCGCCATATTGATATATCTTCTCCTTGCGCTCACCCATTTGAGTCATGATTCTTCAAACGAATCGAAAGGTCAAGTCGGCCTATGCAATCCGTGGACAGGGTATGTTCAATTCTTGCCAGAATCATATACCCTGCCGACATTCTATACCGACGGCGAGTTTGAAATACTGCAAGGAACATCATTGAAACCGGCCTTGGAGGCTAAACTGGATTCTCTTGAACGAGAATTTGAGCAGTTACGCGAATCGACCAAAGATATTGCCTGGTGCAAGACAAATTGGTGGCACGGAGAGACTGGCAAGCTTACTTTCTACGACTGGAAAATTGTTGACTCCATGTATCGGTCTCGCGCGCTGGAGGTTCCGGGAATAGGACATGCAATGGTGCCTTGTGTTGACATGGCGAACCACGCATCGGGTGAGGATACTAATGCGATGTACGATGTTGATGGGAATGGCAATGTCGTGCTCCAGTTACACTATGGACAGAGGCTCGAGGAAGGCGACGAGGTTACCATTAC GTATGGAGATGAGAAAGGGGCCGCAGAAATGATCTTCTCCTATGGGTTTCTTGAAGACACAGTCTCAGATGCGCGGCAGCTGTTTCTCGACCTACAAATTCCAGACGACGATCCATTGAAACCGGCAAAGCTGATGGTGTGTGATGATCCTCCCGGCGTCCGACTTTTCTTAGCCTCGAGCCCAGGGATGGTGACCAAAATTAATTGGGAAAGTCCTTTCGTTTGGTGGGCATGTGTCAATGAAGAGGATGGCCTTGGTTTCGAGGTGGTACAGGCCAATAGCGGTGAAAGAGAGATAAGAGCAGCTTGGAAGGGTGAAGAGATCGAATCATCCGAGAAATTACGTGATCTACTCCAGCGCGAACCGCTATGGGACATATATCAACTTCGTGCTACTGTAATAGTGCAGGACCGGGTTGCCACTCAACTTGAGTTACTGCAAGAAAGCGGCGAATACGTACAAGAATGGCGTGAGAAAGTCGATGGAGCTACAATTCGGCCTTTGGTTTGGGACACCGTCATGAAACTGCGTGAAATTGAGATGGACTTCCTTGCTAAAGCAAACGATCAATTAGAAGATAGG AAGTTAGAGCTGGCAAACACCCCCGTAGTCCAACAATACCTGAGACAATATAGCCCCGGGGCCGATATAGCAGAGGACTTTTCTTAA